One genomic window of Thioclava sp. GXIMD4216 includes the following:
- a CDS encoding sulfotransferase family protein yields MGFPGTWMTESESVVYRVVPKCACSSIGQIMFYSDHGRFFDGDIHDSKEGLHKWSQDYSQGPIERVVKGGKAYSFTCVRNPYGRILSSFFDKIAGIQRNGRRYRGNLVPQLIQKYGIEVGSPEDNFDFDQVKSFRRFLLFARDTIRWRRPMEPDIHWSAMSGHISTFIVNGGRYNNIFFTEKFNEGMQSVLDDIETPVKVDLAAVPKFNESEGHGPKRAHPISDYFDDLSRHLVWEIYKKDFQLFKYDFDNPDNKMPLGEVDLDEVHAKLGQ; encoded by the coding sequence ATGGGTTTTCCCGGAACGTGGATGACAGAAAGTGAAAGCGTGGTCTATCGCGTGGTGCCCAAATGCGCCTGCTCGTCCATCGGCCAGATCATGTTTTATTCCGACCACGGCCGCTTCTTCGATGGCGACATCCATGATTCCAAAGAGGGCCTGCACAAGTGGTCGCAGGACTATAGCCAAGGCCCGATCGAGCGCGTGGTCAAAGGTGGCAAGGCCTATTCCTTCACCTGCGTGCGCAACCCCTATGGGCGCATCCTGTCCTCTTTCTTTGACAAGATCGCCGGCATCCAGCGGAATGGCCGCCGCTATCGGGGTAATCTGGTGCCGCAGCTGATCCAGAAATACGGTATCGAGGTCGGCTCTCCGGAAGACAATTTCGACTTCGATCAGGTCAAAAGCTTCCGCCGCTTCCTGCTATTTGCGCGCGACACCATCCGCTGGCGCCGCCCGATGGAACCCGACATCCACTGGTCCGCCATGTCCGGCCATATCTCGACCTTCATCGTGAATGGCGGGCGCTACAATAACATCTTCTTCACGGAAAAGTTCAATGAAGGCATGCAAAGCGTGCTCGACGATATTGAAACACCGGTCAAGGTCGACCTTGCCGCCGTGCCGAAATTCAATGAATCCGAGGGGCATGGCCCGAAACGCGCCCATCCGATCAGCGATTATTTCGATGATCTCTCGCGCCATCTGGTCTGGGAAATCTACAAGAAGGATTTCCAGCTTTTCAAATATGACTTTGACAATCCCGACAATAAAATGCCTTTGGGGGAAGTCGATCTGGACGAGGTTCACGCAAAACTCGGCCAATAA
- a CDS encoding DUF5928 domain-containing protein: protein MVQIAFILLTHKDPETVIRQAARLTAAGDCVSIHFDARANPADFQQIRDGLADNQQVTFARKRLKCGWGEWSLVAATLEAVKAAVEAFPDATHFYMLSGDCMQIKSAEYAHRFLESENCDYIESFDFFNSDWIKTGFKEERLIYRHWFNERTQKWWFYQSYEWQKRLGITRKVPADIEMMIGSQWWCLRRDSVEKILQFCKDRPEVLRFFATTWIPDETFFQTIARHVVPEREIRSRTLTFLMFTDYGMPVTFYNDHYDMLLAQDYLFARKISPEAKEMKARLGKLWGEQDMAFPISNEGRALFGFLTQKGREGHRFAPRFWETESTLGRDRVLYVVLCKKWHVAKRLVEQIRARTDLPAVNYLFNEQEELPPLGGIEKTLEKRNRHRRALLRMLLEYHRSDRLLICVDPSDFDLLRDLTSDKVETRILEIETEFSDEYLVGHAQRIGLAAHDSPSQIYERVLPTIRYDLRYESEKIRDAEFEYFWRIRETAQVQANAGPLAQFLKLDTDTAAEIAATDYLFSD from the coding sequence ATGGTCCAGATTGCCTTCATTCTTCTGACACACAAAGACCCTGAAACGGTGATCCGTCAAGCGGCCCGCCTGACGGCGGCCGGGGATTGTGTGTCCATCCATTTCGACGCGCGGGCGAACCCTGCCGATTTCCAGCAGATTCGCGACGGGCTGGCCGATAACCAGCAGGTCACTTTTGCCAGAAAGCGGCTGAAATGCGGCTGGGGCGAATGGAGCCTTGTCGCCGCCACCCTTGAGGCGGTGAAAGCGGCGGTGGAGGCCTTCCCCGATGCCACGCATTTCTACATGCTGTCGGGCGATTGCATGCAGATCAAATCGGCGGAATATGCCCATCGCTTTCTCGAAAGCGAGAATTGCGACTATATCGAAAGCTTCGATTTCTTCAATTCCGACTGGATCAAGACGGGGTTCAAGGAAGAGCGCCTGATCTACCGCCACTGGTTCAACGAGCGCACCCAGAAATGGTGGTTCTACCAAAGCTACGAATGGCAGAAGCGCCTCGGGATCACCCGCAAGGTGCCTGCCGATATCGAGATGATGATCGGGTCGCAATGGTGGTGCCTGCGGCGCGACAGCGTCGAGAAAATCCTGCAGTTCTGCAAGGACCGGCCCGAGGTGCTGCGCTTCTTTGCAACGACATGGATCCCCGACGAGACCTTCTTCCAGACCATCGCGCGCCATGTTGTCCCCGAGCGCGAGATCCGTTCGCGCACGCTGACCTTTCTGATGTTCACCGATTACGGCATGCCGGTGACCTTCTATAACGACCATTACGATATGCTGCTGGCGCAGGACTATCTGTTCGCCCGCAAGATCAGCCCCGAGGCCAAAGAGATGAAAGCACGGCTTGGCAAGCTGTGGGGCGAGCAGGATATGGCCTTCCCGATCTCGAACGAGGGGCGCGCGCTGTTCGGCTTCCTGACGCAGAAGGGGCGGGAGGGGCACCGTTTCGCGCCCCGCTTCTGGGAGACAGAATCGACGCTGGGCCGCGACCGTGTGCTGTATGTGGTGCTGTGCAAGAAATGGCATGTCGCGAAACGTCTGGTTGAACAGATCCGCGCGCGCACCGATCTTCCGGCGGTCAACTATCTTTTCAACGAACAGGAAGAGCTGCCCCCGCTTGGCGGGATCGAGAAGACGCTGGAGAAGCGCAACCGGCACCGTCGGGCCCTGCTGCGGATGCTGCTGGAATACCATCGCAGCGACCGGCTGCTGATCTGTGTCGATCCCTCGGATTTCGATCTTCTGCGCGATCTGACCTCGGATAAGGTCGAGACACGTATTCTGGAAATCGAGACGGAATTCTCGGATGAGTATCTGGTTGGTCATGCGCAACGGATCGGACTGGCCGCTCATGATAGCCCGTCGCAGATCTACGAGAGGGTTCTGCCGACCATCCGCTATGATCTGCGGTATGAAAGCGAGAAAATCCGCGATGCGGAGTTCGAATATTTCTGGCGTATTCGCGAGACGGCGCAGGTGCAGGCCAATGCCGGACCGCTTGCACAGTTTCTAAAGCTTGATACCGATACGGCTGCCGAGATTGCGGCCACCGACTACCTGTTTTCCGACTAA
- a CDS encoding HIT domain-containing protein: MPYSYDSENIFAKILRGDIPNATVLETEFTLAFKDITPKAPDHVLVIPKGAYVNYDDFCQNASDPEILDFMRACGQICKDLGVEEKGFRAITNAGEHGCQEVPHFHMHILAGKVMGPLLAD, encoded by the coding sequence TTGCCCTATAGCTATGATAGCGAGAATATCTTCGCCAAAATCCTGCGCGGCGATATTCCCAATGCCACCGTGCTCGAAACCGAATTCACCTTGGCATTCAAGGATATCACCCCCAAGGCGCCGGACCATGTTCTGGTGATCCCCAAGGGGGCCTATGTGAATTACGATGATTTCTGCCAGAATGCGTCAGATCCAGAAATCCTCGATTTCATGCGCGCCTGTGGCCAGATCTGCAAGGATCTGGGGGTCGAGGAAAAGGGCTTCCGTGCGATCACCAATGCGGGCGAGCATGGCTGCCAGGAAGTGCCGCATTTCCATATGCATATCCTTGCGGGCAAGGTGATGGGGCCGTTGCTGGCCGATTGA